Below is a window of Hyphomonas neptunium ATCC 15444 DNA.
GGCGGCGCCGATACCGGTGACCGTCTCGTCGTCTGGCAGATCCGTCTGCCACGGGCCATCGCCGCCTTCATCACTGGCGCAGCGCTCGGCATCAGCGGCGCCGCATTGCAGGGCTTGTTGCGTAATCCGCTCGCAGAACCGGGCGTCCTGGGTGTCTCGGCTTCAGCCTCCCTGTTTGCAACCTTTTCGCTATATTACGGTCTTGTCGCGCTCTCGCCTTGGGTTCTGCCACTCTCTGCAATTGGGGGCGCACTCGCCGCGACTGTTTTGATTGCGCTTGCCGCCATTCGGACGCGGTCTGTCGTCACGCTCATTCTGATAGGTGTCGGGCTTTCCAGCTTTTCCGGAGCAGCAATGACTTTGCTCATGAACCTTGCCCCCAATCCTTTCTCACTGTCCGACATGATCAACTGGATGCTCGGATCGGTTGCCAATCGCAGCTTTCAGGAAGTTGGCCTCGTAATACCGTTCATTGTCGCGGGTAGCGGAATTCTGTTTATGTCGCGCCGCGGGTTATCGGCCCTGACCCTTGGCGAGGAAGCAGCAAGTGGGGTCGGGCTCAATCTGAGAAATCAGCGTATACTGACGGTTCTTGGCGCCGGTCTGGCAACGGGTGGATCGGTTGCGCTGGCCGGAGCCATCGGTTTTGCCGGGATTGTCGCTCCGCACATTATCCGACCCCTGGTGAAGCATGATCCGGCGCGATCGCTCATTCCATCGGCGCTTCTGGCGGGCCTGTTTCTCGTTTTGGCGGATATAGGGGTACGCCTGCTGCCGACCTCCAACGAGCTTAAACTGGGCGTCGTCGCTTCGTTGGTCGGCGCTCCTGCCTTTGTCTGGATCGCAATGAGAAGGCGTACCCTGAATGGCTGACCTTGTGATCCGCAACCTTTCTGTGAGCGCTGGCAAGGTCAAACTTGTTTGCGAGGCGAATTTCAGTCTGGCGCAGGGCGAACTGGTGGCACTGCTGGGCCCTAACGGAGCCGGGAAAACCAGCCTACTTCGCTCAGCACTCGGGCTTGTAAAGCGGGCCACTGGCGATGCGTTGCTGGATGGTACTGACAGCGAAAAGCTCTCGTCCATGCAGCGCGCTCGCCGGGTCGCCTATCTGCCGCAACAGCGCCCGCTCGCCTGGCCGAACACAGTCCGCGACGTTGTCGCCCTTGGCCGCTTTGCCTACGGCGCTGCTCCGGGGCGCCTGAGCCAGGCTGATTCTGTTGCCGTTGAGCGCGCCATCAGGCTCTGCGACCTTACCGCTCTCGTCGACCGTCATACCGACACGCTATCGGGCGGTGAACTTG
It encodes the following:
- a CDS encoding ABC transporter ATP-binding protein gives rise to the protein MADLVIRNLSVSAGKVKLVCEANFSLAQGELVALLGPNGAGKTSLLRSALGLVKRATGDALLDGTDSEKLSSMQRARRVAYLPQQRPLAWPNTVRDVVALGRFAYGAAPGRLSQADSVAVERAIRLCDLTALVDRHTDTLSGGELARVHCARAFAADAPLLVADEPVAALDPRHQYRVMDIIRHYVDGGGGALVVLHDIALAARYATRMVWMKHGHIIADGTPDETLTEDRLAEVYGVRARVSGRSVEIEGTI
- a CDS encoding FecCD family ABC transporter permease, producing the protein MIERLLLPGLIAASVLAIFIACLLGSTPLPADRVMAAFFGGADTGDRLVVWQIRLPRAIAAFITGAALGISGAALQGLLRNPLAEPGVLGVSASASLFATFSLYYGLVALSPWVLPLSAIGGALAATVLIALAAIRTRSVVTLILIGVGLSSFSGAAMTLLMNLAPNPFSLSDMINWMLGSVANRSFQEVGLVIPFIVAGSGILFMSRRGLSALTLGEEAASGVGLNLRNQRILTVLGAGLATGGSVALAGAIGFAGIVAPHIIRPLVKHDPARSLIPSALLAGLFLVLADIGVRLLPTSNELKLGVVASLVGAPAFVWIAMRRRTLNG